The Equus quagga isolate Etosha38 chromosome 2, UCLA_HA_Equagga_1.0, whole genome shotgun sequence genome has a window encoding:
- the TIPIN gene encoding TIMELESS-interacting protein, translated as MLEPQDRGLIDLPDYEHVEDETFPPFPPPASPGREDGEGAEPDEESGRGAPVPVPPKRTVKRNIPKLDAQRLLSERGLPALRHVFDKAKFKGKGHEAEDLKTLIRHMEHWAHRLFPKLQFEDFIDRVEYLGNKKEVQTCLKRIRLDLPILHEDFISNNDEVRENNGHDVTATELDPFLTNSSESEKFAFESSRSLTEEQQQRIERNKQLALERRQAAKLLSNSQSLGNDLLGNTPRAQTDEEVDTGEDQDEEQSDGVDRGLLDSPLSAAAASTVNEEEEPKGEETQLDHTF; from the exons ATGCTGGAACCACAGGACCGTGGCTTGATTGACCTGCCAGATTATGAGCATGTAGAAGATGaaacttttcctccttttccaccTCCAGCTTCTCCAGGGAGGGAAGATGGTGAAGGAGCCGAACCTGATGAAG AGTCGGGGAGGGGAGCGCCTGTTCCTGTGCCTCCAAAGAGAACAGTTAAAAGGAACATACCCAAGCTGGATGCTCAGAG ATTACTTTCAGAGAGAGGGCTTCCAGCATTAAGGCATGTGTTTGATAAAGCAAAATTCAAGGGTAAAGGTCATGAG GCTGAAGACTTGAAGACGCTCATCAGACACATGGAGCACTGGGCACATCGGCTATTCCCTAAACTGCAATTTGAGGATTTTATTGACAGAGTTGAATACctgggaaataaaaaggaagttcAG ACTTGTTTAAAACGAATTCGACTTGATCTCCCTATTTTACATGAAGATTTTATTAGCAATAATG ATGAAGTAAGGGAAAATAATGGCCATGATGTAACTGCTACTGAATTAGATCCCTTTTTGACAAACTCATCAGAAAGTGAGAAGTTTGCTTTTGAGTCCAGTAGAAGCCTAACAGAAGAGCAACAACAAAGAATTGAGAGAAACAAACAACTGGCCTTGGAAAGAAGGCAGGCGGCAAAGCTACTGAGTAATAGTCAGTCTCtaggaaatg ACTTGTTAGGGAACACACCCAGGGCACAGACGGATGAAGAGGTTGACACAGGTGAGGATCAAGACGAGGAGCAGTCAGACGGCGTGGACAGAGGCCTTCTCGACAGTCCACTCAGTGCTGCTGCTGCCAGTACTgtgaatgaggaggaggagccaaAAGGAGAGGAAACGCAACTGGACCacaccttttaa